One segment of Bacillus alkalisoli DNA contains the following:
- a CDS encoding Gfo/Idh/MocA family oxidoreductase, which translates to MIKTLLVGFGFAAKVFHLPHLVHSEKFEVAGVVSRSGASKEYGDVSSVPVYATLDEALTQSDATLYIITTPSNMHVDMMKQCIRAGKDILVEKPAFLTVEEGEELIQLAEKSESVVSVHQNRRWDGDFLTLQKLLQEGTLGDWKVLESRFDRFRPHVRNRWREQAGPGSGILYDLGSHLLDQALVLFGEPDAVYAEVMTQRENGQTDDGFFIVLHYGEKRVYLRSNSFINSNYPRFELHGTKGSFVKCGLDMQEPQLIDGTFYEERMREVGTLHIEDTQDFSIQLGGYDQFFSLLAEGLSKREPVVSLGEALKMTKIIEMARLSSEEGRVIKQEEWKGESVL; encoded by the coding sequence ATGATCAAAACATTACTGGTAGGATTCGGCTTTGCTGCAAAAGTGTTTCATTTGCCACATTTAGTTCATTCTGAAAAATTCGAAGTGGCTGGAGTTGTCTCTAGGTCAGGTGCATCAAAAGAATACGGTGATGTGAGTTCTGTACCTGTATACGCCACGTTAGATGAGGCTCTTACACAAAGCGATGCCACGTTATATATTATTACGACACCTTCAAATATGCACGTTGACATGATGAAACAGTGCATACGTGCAGGAAAAGATATTCTTGTAGAAAAGCCAGCATTCTTAACGGTGGAAGAAGGTGAAGAGTTAATTCAGCTTGCTGAAAAAAGCGAATCTGTTGTGTCTGTTCACCAAAATCGTCGCTGGGATGGCGACTTTTTAACCTTACAAAAACTTCTTCAAGAAGGTACGTTAGGAGACTGGAAAGTACTAGAATCCCGATTTGATCGATTCCGCCCACATGTTCGAAATCGTTGGAGAGAACAAGCTGGACCAGGTTCAGGTATACTGTACGATTTAGGTTCGCACTTACTAGACCAAGCACTTGTTTTATTCGGAGAGCCAGACGCTGTTTATGCAGAAGTAATGACACAACGAGAGAACGGACAAACAGATGATGGCTTTTTTATTGTGCTCCACTACGGAGAAAAGCGAGTATATTTACGCTCTAATTCATTTATTAATTCCAACTATCCTCGATTTGAATTGCACGGAACAAAAGGTAGCTTTGTGAAGTGTGGCTTAGACATGCAGGAGCCTCAACTAATAGATGGTACCTTTTATGAAGAGAGAATGAGAGAAGTCGGAACGTTACATATAGAAGATACACAAGATTTTAGTATACAGCTTGGAGGATATGACCAATTTTTTTCCTTGCTAGCAGAAGGGTTATCCAAAAGAGAACCTGTCGTTTCATTAGGAGAAGCCCTTAAAATGACAAAGATTATAGAAATGGCACGTTTGTCATCTGAGGAAGGTAGAGTAATAAAGCAGGAAGAATGGAAAGGTGAGTCCGTTTTATAA
- a CDS encoding TIGR02680 family protein — translation MSNSRWGMNRAGLLNFWYYDEETFQFNDGKLLLRGSNGSGKSVTMQSFLPVLLDGKKSPDRLDPFGSKARRMEDYLLGEKEVVDRDERTGYLFLEYKKQGTEQYMTTGIGMQARRNKGMKSWYFLITDNRRVGHDFHLAQTQLGEKIPLSAKELENRIGKGGYVVHSQKEYMELVNKYVFGFQSTEAYEDLIKLLIQLRSPKLSKDFKPTVIYEILESALPPLTDDELRHLSDTIESMDTTQQQIEQLERELESIQKLELAYDKYNQYVVAERAYQWKKATSKKNESEKKVQVYKKEIANLVDEIERNTIDLKTYTHKRSVAEQAKVNLQKHEVWSLEQDKQEKKKEVEEIIKEASRLKLKWDIKNSDLNTKWNEKEKVESQLLEKEKETATVMEELSYEGEEAAFLQHEVNVKDLERIGSEQFDFTVWQKEAKEHQALLTSLEKLAENSDSLAQKHEELQRSSSEKKKKVDEIEKEMDHLQEWFDQSQQSLEATIFQWIKDHSKLSFTSEAQQEIARGIQGLYENNRYDAVREKLLASIYEYESSLLKEKANLESKKDNKQKDIDEVEEERWKIKNQKMVEPQRAEGTKKHREQLLEEGKAFIPFYAAVEFKDEVSENQKERLESALKKIGILDSLITDLPLTVSEDAILLTEPKLLGYTLADYLQPDVDEDSPVTKEKVDELLRSISLENDGSGFHIDVDGTYSVGCLVGHAPYEGESKFIGRASRKRHQRQLLNQLEEKIEQIKAELAELISGILEIDQELVRINSWKQSIPTDNDLAEIFGQLVNKKSEWKAEQESLKRIDIEWKSVYEALSQVKVELRQKGSHLNIALKTEQIAHSLKAIRNYVDYLHAFVLASNQMNHLAKELRSLKGRIDEIEEELNEIKGEQNTKESHLQKLQAIIESIEKQLELKGIEEVREEIRRVQQQLEEATEKTNAIHRVNPVKEAEKNTKVKELQKVESDLNFWQNMAIEWERIIAKEKERGFVEIASPHADEIFASFETFFTNNERQKILEKLTKTFYNEQPHLTEYRLLDYTEDEEKPDWVTDQLSSEYEAYLMEWENVKGRRIIQLEYNGQRVSPYFVSSAVKKAHDEQKGWLDEQDRQLYEEIIVNSIGKILRTRIQRAESWVRKMDKIMSERDNSSGLLFSIAWKPLTAESEQEMDTRDLVKLLQRDSKFLNEEDLSSITKHFQSRIARAKELIQLRNEGSTLHQVLKEVLDYRKWFTFVLSFKRENEPNKRELTNNSFFKFSGGEKAMAMYIPLFTAAYSRYKEAGDMAPYIVSLDEAFAGVDENNIRDMFEVVEQLGFNYIMNSQALWGDYDTISSLSICELVRPKNADYVTVIRYEWDGKQRSLVINEEEVMEELFTHE, via the coding sequence ATGTCTAACAGTAGATGGGGTATGAATAGAGCTGGACTGTTAAACTTCTGGTATTACGACGAAGAAACATTTCAGTTTAACGATGGAAAACTATTATTACGAGGTTCTAACGGTTCAGGAAAGTCTGTTACAATGCAAAGCTTTTTACCTGTTTTGTTAGATGGAAAAAAATCGCCAGACAGATTAGATCCATTCGGCTCTAAAGCAAGAAGAATGGAAGATTACTTGTTAGGTGAAAAAGAAGTAGTCGACCGTGATGAAAGAACAGGTTACTTATTTTTAGAATATAAAAAGCAAGGAACAGAACAATACATGACAACAGGTATTGGCATGCAAGCAAGGCGGAATAAAGGGATGAAATCGTGGTACTTCCTTATAACCGATAATCGCCGTGTGGGTCATGATTTTCATTTAGCTCAAACGCAGTTAGGGGAAAAAATTCCACTCTCCGCGAAAGAATTAGAAAATCGAATCGGAAAAGGTGGATACGTTGTTCATAGTCAAAAAGAATATATGGAACTAGTAAATAAATATGTCTTCGGCTTTCAATCAACAGAAGCGTATGAAGACCTTATTAAGCTATTAATCCAGTTACGTAGTCCGAAGCTTTCGAAAGACTTCAAGCCGACCGTTATATATGAAATTTTAGAGTCGGCCCTTCCACCGCTAACAGATGATGAACTAAGGCACTTATCCGATACGATTGAAAGTATGGATACGACACAGCAACAAATTGAGCAGCTAGAAAGAGAGTTAGAGTCTATTCAAAAGCTAGAGCTAGCATATGATAAATACAATCAGTATGTAGTAGCGGAACGAGCGTATCAATGGAAAAAGGCGACAAGCAAAAAGAATGAATCGGAAAAAAAGGTACAAGTTTATAAAAAAGAAATAGCAAATTTAGTGGATGAAATCGAGCGTAACACAATCGATTTAAAAACCTACACCCATAAACGCTCTGTAGCAGAACAAGCGAAAGTTAACCTGCAAAAACATGAAGTATGGTCGTTAGAACAAGACAAACAAGAAAAGAAAAAAGAAGTAGAAGAAATAATAAAAGAAGCTTCTAGACTGAAATTAAAATGGGACATAAAAAACAGTGATTTAAACACAAAGTGGAACGAAAAGGAAAAGGTAGAATCGCAACTACTAGAAAAAGAGAAAGAAACTGCAACGGTGATGGAAGAGTTGTCATATGAAGGAGAAGAAGCAGCTTTTCTTCAGCATGAAGTTAACGTAAAAGATTTAGAACGGATCGGTTCGGAACAATTTGACTTTACTGTTTGGCAAAAAGAAGCAAAAGAACATCAAGCTTTACTTACTAGTCTAGAAAAACTAGCCGAAAACTCAGATTCATTAGCTCAAAAACATGAAGAACTGCAAAGATCTTCTTCCGAAAAAAAGAAAAAGGTAGATGAAATTGAAAAAGAAATGGACCATCTCCAAGAATGGTTTGATCAATCCCAACAATCGCTCGAGGCCACTATTTTTCAATGGATAAAAGACCATTCAAAATTATCTTTTACCTCGGAGGCTCAACAAGAAATCGCTCGCGGTATTCAAGGACTATATGAAAACAATCGCTATGATGCTGTAAGGGAGAAGCTACTTGCAAGTATTTACGAATACGAGAGCTCCCTATTGAAAGAAAAAGCTAACCTTGAAAGCAAGAAAGACAACAAGCAAAAAGATATAGATGAAGTAGAAGAAGAAAGATGGAAAATTAAAAATCAAAAAATGGTAGAGCCACAAAGAGCAGAAGGTACGAAGAAACATCGTGAGCAGTTATTAGAGGAAGGAAAGGCGTTTATTCCTTTTTATGCAGCGGTTGAGTTTAAAGATGAAGTGTCCGAAAATCAAAAAGAACGATTAGAATCTGCGCTTAAGAAAATAGGAATCTTAGATAGTTTAATTACGGATCTACCATTAACGGTAAGCGAAGACGCAATACTTCTAACGGAACCAAAACTATTAGGCTATACACTAGCAGACTATTTACAACCAGATGTTGATGAAGATAGCCCAGTTACAAAAGAAAAAGTAGATGAATTGCTAAGAAGTATATCCTTGGAAAATGACGGCAGTGGCTTTCATATTGACGTCGATGGGACATACTCAGTCGGCTGTTTAGTTGGACATGCTCCGTACGAAGGAGAGTCCAAGTTCATTGGCCGTGCCTCTCGAAAAAGGCACCAAAGACAGCTACTAAACCAGCTTGAAGAAAAAATCGAGCAAATAAAAGCAGAATTAGCTGAGCTAATTTCAGGAATTTTGGAAATAGATCAGGAGCTAGTAAGAATAAATAGTTGGAAACAATCCATTCCAACGGATAATGATTTGGCAGAAATTTTTGGTCAATTAGTCAATAAGAAATCCGAATGGAAAGCAGAACAAGAATCATTAAAACGAATTGATATAGAATGGAAAAGTGTGTATGAAGCATTAAGTCAAGTAAAAGTCGAATTAAGGCAAAAAGGAAGTCACCTGAATATCGCCTTAAAAACGGAACAAATTGCTCATTCATTGAAAGCTATTCGAAACTATGTAGACTATTTACATGCATTCGTATTAGCTTCCAACCAAATGAACCATCTAGCGAAGGAGCTTCGTTCATTAAAAGGTAGAATTGATGAAATAGAAGAAGAGCTAAATGAAATAAAGGGAGAACAAAATACAAAGGAATCCCACCTCCAAAAACTACAAGCAATTATTGAATCGATAGAAAAACAATTAGAGCTTAAAGGGATTGAGGAAGTTCGCGAAGAGATTAGAAGGGTTCAACAACAGTTAGAAGAAGCAACCGAAAAAACAAACGCCATTCATCGAGTAAATCCTGTTAAAGAGGCGGAAAAGAATACAAAGGTAAAAGAACTTCAAAAAGTAGAGTCTGACTTAAATTTCTGGCAAAACATGGCGATTGAATGGGAACGTATTATTGCTAAGGAGAAAGAGAGAGGATTTGTAGAAATTGCATCTCCCCATGCAGATGAAATTTTTGCTTCGTTTGAAACGTTTTTCACTAACAACGAGCGACAAAAGATATTAGAAAAATTAACGAAAACATTTTATAATGAGCAACCTCATTTGACAGAATATCGGCTGCTCGATTACACAGAAGATGAAGAAAAGCCGGATTGGGTTACTGACCAGCTTTCCTCTGAATATGAAGCTTATCTAATGGAATGGGAAAATGTAAAAGGTAGACGAATCATTCAATTAGAATACAATGGCCAACGAGTAAGCCCTTATTTCGTTTCCTCTGCTGTAAAAAAAGCACATGATGAGCAAAAAGGGTGGCTAGATGAACAAGACAGACAATTATATGAAGAAATCATTGTAAATTCAATTGGGAAGATTTTACGTACAAGAATTCAACGTGCTGAAAGTTGGGTTCGGAAAATGGATAAAATTATGTCCGAACGAGATAATTCATCGGGGTTACTTTTCTCGATTGCATGGAAACCACTAACTGCCGAGTCTGAACAAGAGATGGATACACGCGATCTTGTTAAACTTTTGCAACGTGACAGTAAATTTTTAAATGAAGAAGATTTAAGTAGTATTACGAAACATTTCCAATCTCGTATTGCCAGAGCAAAAGAATTAATCCAATTAAGAAATGAAGGTTCCACTCTCCACCAAGTGTTAAAAGAAGTGCTCGATTATCGAAAATGGTTTACATTTGTACTTTCTTTTAAACGAGAAAACGAACCAAATAAACGTGAACTAACGAACAATTCCTTCTTTAAATTTAGTGGTGGCGAAAAGGCAATGGCGATGTACATTCCTTTATTTACTGCTGCTTATTCGCGATACAAGGAAGCAGGTGACATGGCTCCATACATCGTTTCACTAGACGAAGCGTTCGCGGGGGTAGATGAAAATAACATTCGCGATATGTTTGAAGTGGTAGAGCAGCTTGGTTTTAACTACATTATGAATTCCCAAGCTCTTTGGGGAGATTATGACACCATATCTAGTCTTTCCATTTGTGAGTTAGTGCGTCCGAAAAATGCCGACTATGTGACAGTCATTCGTTATGAGTGGGATGGAAAGCAAAGGTCGCTAGTAATAAACGAAGAAGAGGTAATGGAGGAGCTCTTTACTCATGAGTAA
- a CDS encoding TIGR02678 family protein, translated as MENVMFDEKAINGLDILLNHYWILRSDKPEWYQLIREREKVIRRYIDEKFGLRLIIHQHFIKLEKIPVEPEGWMGIQDFKEPMDYSIFCCAIAFMEGKSENEQFLLSELCMDIESDYSGEFPLDWTLFIHRKSLIRAMKVIMDLQLIRVIDGDIQRFDHNEQHEVLYEATVFSKYFMRTFPNEFTSYLNWEQIIKEEWKLNQEDERRKRVYRKLFFSPGLHRVDQQDPDFLYIRNYRNRLSEDIENHSEYKLHVFKNTAFLSNSEVKQYQSVFPNTKAATDIMLQLSLHLHENKDYFQPKENGEIVFTEGELDQVIGKLSDKYAKGWSKHFREKTVSSIRTEIVEAMKDWMMAEVDEETSLIKIKPLFGVLAGRFPEDFAGGEEDV; from the coding sequence ATGGAAAATGTAATGTTTGATGAAAAAGCGATAAACGGGCTCGATATATTGTTAAACCATTATTGGATATTACGTTCAGACAAACCGGAATGGTACCAACTGATAAGAGAGCGCGAGAAGGTAATACGTCGATATATTGATGAAAAGTTTGGCTTACGATTAATTATTCATCAACATTTTATTAAGTTAGAAAAAATCCCAGTCGAGCCAGAGGGCTGGATGGGCATTCAAGATTTTAAAGAACCGATGGATTATAGCATTTTCTGTTGTGCTATTGCGTTTATGGAAGGAAAGTCCGAAAATGAACAGTTTCTTCTGTCAGAGCTTTGCATGGACATCGAATCTGATTATTCAGGAGAATTCCCGTTAGACTGGACACTTTTCATTCACAGAAAATCACTCATTAGAGCGATGAAGGTTATTATGGATTTACAGTTAATTCGCGTCATAGACGGTGACATTCAACGTTTTGACCATAACGAACAGCACGAAGTATTATATGAGGCGACAGTTTTCTCTAAATACTTTATGAGAACTTTTCCGAATGAGTTTACTAGCTATTTAAACTGGGAGCAAATTATAAAAGAAGAGTGGAAGCTAAACCAAGAAGATGAGCGTAGAAAAAGAGTGTATCGCAAACTGTTTTTCTCTCCTGGCTTGCACCGCGTGGACCAACAAGACCCAGATTTCCTATATATACGAAACTACCGAAACCGTTTATCAGAAGATATAGAAAATCATAGTGAATATAAATTACATGTTTTCAAAAATACAGCCTTTTTATCCAATTCAGAAGTGAAGCAATACCAATCTGTTTTTCCGAATACAAAAGCAGCAACAGATATCATGTTACAGTTATCCTTACATCTTCATGAAAATAAAGACTATTTCCAGCCGAAAGAAAATGGTGAAATTGTTTTTACAGAGGGAGAACTGGACCAAGTAATAGGAAAACTTAGTGACAAGTATGCGAAAGGCTGGAGTAAACATTTTCGTGAAAAAACGGTAAGCTCCATCAGAACTGAAATAGTAGAAGCGATGAAAGATTGGATGATGGCTGAAGTAGATGAAGAAACGTCTCTAATTAAAATTAAACCACTTTTCGGTGTATTAGCAGGAAGATTCCCAGAAGATTTTGCAGGAGGAGAAGAAGATGTCTAA
- a CDS encoding TIGR02679 family protein, with protein MSKMTDIFKAESGFMKLFQLFKKKYCSIGRVGGTVSLTTFHEVELQPIAGFMGQPVEVLVKKGKISLQEFEIMLQKSRFSSYSLLQLLEEVLQEKLVTNKEAAERERGEEERFFLLLKDQLPSIKWWIDWIQAKPADARWVWTLYKRDKKELFRLVSVVNKALSNLPRKGEYERLPFFSQKITGNPHSFDLNGTLGKLLLHSLYVYEVVHKQTEMHLPRSTEEINELLNEFGIVKDDLWNFITCQGLLATSSSFCVHPVWEAAVKTNSVMNVPMKELIKTNKIWPAVGKDVWVLENSSVSSSVMDAVPHAPIICTHGQIRMAGWYLLDRLVEAGCIIYYSGDFDPEGLVIAERLKKRFKDKLVLWRMDIDSYKESLSNENLTTDRLTKLNNIQSVELQQVKQKVQQTGKAGYQEALIEKLIQDVK; from the coding sequence ATGAGTAAAATGACAGACATTTTTAAAGCGGAATCGGGTTTTATGAAGCTTTTTCAACTGTTTAAAAAGAAATATTGTTCTATTGGGAGAGTAGGTGGAACGGTAAGTCTCACAACGTTCCATGAGGTGGAGTTGCAACCAATTGCGGGGTTTATGGGTCAACCAGTGGAAGTTTTAGTGAAAAAGGGGAAAATCTCTCTACAAGAATTTGAAATCATGTTACAAAAATCAAGGTTCTCCTCCTATTCCCTTTTACAACTTTTAGAAGAAGTGTTACAAGAAAAATTGGTGACAAATAAGGAAGCTGCAGAAAGAGAAAGGGGAGAAGAAGAACGTTTCTTCCTTCTTTTAAAGGATCAGTTACCTTCTATCAAATGGTGGATTGATTGGATACAAGCTAAGCCAGCAGATGCTAGATGGGTGTGGACTTTGTACAAAAGGGATAAAAAGGAACTGTTTCGGCTGGTCAGTGTAGTAAATAAAGCATTATCCAATTTACCTAGAAAGGGAGAGTATGAGCGTCTCCCTTTCTTTTCACAAAAGATAACGGGCAATCCGCATAGTTTTGACTTAAATGGTACATTAGGAAAACTGCTGTTACATAGCTTATACGTGTATGAAGTAGTCCATAAGCAGACAGAAATGCACCTGCCAAGATCAACAGAAGAAATAAATGAGTTACTTAATGAATTCGGAATCGTTAAGGATGACTTATGGAATTTCATTACATGCCAAGGGTTGCTAGCGACAAGTTCATCTTTTTGCGTCCATCCTGTTTGGGAAGCCGCAGTAAAGACGAACTCTGTCATGAATGTTCCTATGAAGGAATTAATTAAAACGAATAAAATATGGCCAGCAGTAGGTAAGGACGTATGGGTGTTAGAAAATTCAAGTGTTAGTTCCAGTGTGATGGATGCCGTTCCTCATGCTCCAATTATTTGTACACATGGTCAAATTAGAATGGCTGGGTGGTACTTGTTAGACAGACTTGTAGAGGCGGGGTGTATTATTTACTATTCAGGAGACTTCGACCCAGAAGGACTTGTCATTGCGGAACGATTAAAAAAGCGTTTTAAAGATAAACTAGTTTTATGGAGAATGGACATAGATTCCTATAAAGAAAGCTTATCTAACGAAAATCTAACAACTGACCGCCTAACAAAACTAAACAACATCCAATCAGTAGAACTACAACAAGTAAAACAAAAAGTGCAACAAACCGGCAAAGCAGGCTACCAAGAAGCACTAATCGAAAAACTGATTCAAGATGTGAAATAG
- a CDS encoding TIGR02677 family protein produces the protein MDVTMKKVIEASYLTAESAAQYRTILRYFYLQHERMRDFIAPEEILDHLHSIPTFANYEEEQLHQQLAQLVKWNNLIARQDMTNAKTIEEYKKKRFRYQSTPYTIEIERMLIVLERKVGDSFQGSLERTQFERLLESLANLQKELQGPITKTPEQCMRLWEDVLQYFQTIRTSTADYIAYINSEQTDQRMQTEAFLVYKNQFTNYLRDFIVSLQKTSIQISERLSELTINKLHPLIVKLIEHRKQIPRLEDISASQEEWQNEYEEYWDSLRRWFLGTSTQISELEMLQWQTNEMIRRMTRYVQRIGERQQNTRSRKKDYLHLAKWFTEVDSISEAHKLSSVVFGAMTIQHLHVEEATTDNLHIDTWEVEPITHTLKPRTNRYREKTKPGAMASNLSKKEMQRMRYLEERKKEKELIEKYMTKGTITLSSLPTVEPFIRKILLSWIGKSMAAKDRRVKTDYGLVVKVTMDKENKILLVSEDGTLSMPNAIFELEKQGG, from the coding sequence TCAACACGAAAGAATGCGAGATTTTATCGCGCCTGAAGAAATTTTAGACCATTTACATTCCATTCCAACCTTTGCCAACTACGAAGAAGAGCAACTGCACCAGCAACTTGCACAATTAGTGAAATGGAACAACTTAATCGCAAGACAAGATATGACGAATGCAAAAACAATTGAAGAATACAAGAAAAAGAGATTTCGCTATCAGTCTACCCCTTATACGATTGAGATTGAAAGAATGCTCATTGTACTAGAAAGAAAAGTTGGGGACTCTTTCCAAGGATCATTAGAAAGAACTCAATTTGAACGACTACTAGAATCATTAGCAAACTTACAAAAAGAGTTACAAGGCCCGATCACCAAAACGCCTGAACAATGTATGCGCCTTTGGGAAGATGTTTTACAATATTTTCAAACAATTCGAACGAGTACGGCTGATTATATTGCCTACATTAATAGTGAGCAAACCGACCAGCGTATGCAAACGGAAGCTTTTCTTGTATATAAAAATCAGTTCACAAATTACTTAAGAGATTTTATTGTGTCACTTCAAAAAACATCCATACAGATTTCAGAAAGGTTATCTGAATTAACAATAAACAAACTGCACCCACTTATCGTGAAACTAATAGAACACCGCAAACAAATTCCGAGATTAGAAGACATCTCTGCCTCGCAAGAAGAATGGCAAAATGAGTATGAGGAATATTGGGATTCATTAAGAAGATGGTTTTTAGGGACAAGCACGCAAATAAGCGAATTAGAAATGTTGCAGTGGCAAACAAATGAAATGATTCGAAGAATGACACGATATGTTCAACGAATTGGAGAGAGACAGCAAAACACGCGCAGTAGAAAGAAAGACTACCTACACTTAGCAAAATGGTTCACAGAAGTGGATAGCATTAGTGAGGCACATAAATTATCCTCCGTCGTGTTTGGAGCAATGACCATTCAACACCTTCATGTAGAAGAAGCAACAACAGATAACCTTCATATAGATACATGGGAAGTAGAACCTATTACGCACACACTAAAGCCGCGAACAAATCGTTATCGAGAAAAAACAAAGCCAGGCGCGATGGCTTCAAATCTTTCCAAAAAAGAGATGCAACGAATGCGGTACTTAGAAGAACGAAAAAAAGAAAAAGAGCTAATAGAAAAGTATATGACAAAAGGCACTATTACACTTTCTTCTTTACCAACAGTGGAGCCTTTCATTAGAAAGATTTTATTAAGCTGGATTGGAAAGTCAATGGCTGCCAAAGATAGACGGGTTAAAACAGACTACGGATTAGTCGTTAAGGTAACAATGGATAAAGAGAACAAGATTTTACTAGTTTCAGAAGATGGTACGCTTAGCATGCCAAACGCAATTTTTGAACTAGAAAAGCAAGGTGGATAA
- a CDS encoding LacI family DNA-binding transcriptional regulator produces the protein MPTLKDVAREANVSVSTASYAINGSTLITKETRERVLQAAQKIGYRPNANAKNLKKNKSEIIGFFLSGFTGPFFNEILEGVQDVVIKNGYEMVVSASNQKHRLLVESYVDGAIILNFHLDDQLIDNLASEKLPIVTLDREIENKFIHNVILQNKAGMALAVNHLVEKGHKRIGFIGGHTNSYDGEKRLEGFKESLTAKQLSFHEQDLIRADFTEISGLLAMEKHIEENKDDMPTAFVSANDEMAIGAIKALQQNGFHVPNDVAIVGFDDIALAQYANPPLSTVRIQKKLWGEIAAKTLFEMLDKQYDSDLPEVPIEFVQRSSS, from the coding sequence TTGCCTACTTTAAAAGATGTCGCAAGAGAAGCAAATGTTAGTGTATCCACCGCATCTTACGCAATTAATGGAAGTACATTAATTACAAAAGAAACGAGAGAAAGAGTTCTCCAAGCTGCACAAAAGATTGGATACCGTCCGAACGCTAATGCTAAAAACCTCAAGAAAAATAAAAGTGAAATCATCGGATTTTTCTTAAGTGGTTTTACCGGTCCATTTTTCAACGAAATTTTAGAAGGTGTTCAGGATGTAGTTATAAAAAATGGATACGAAATGGTTGTTTCTGCATCAAACCAAAAACATAGATTGCTAGTTGAGAGCTATGTGGATGGGGCAATTATTTTGAATTTCCATTTAGATGACCAACTAATCGACAATCTTGCCAGCGAGAAATTACCTATCGTAACATTAGATCGCGAAATTGAAAACAAATTCATTCATAATGTAATCCTACAAAACAAGGCTGGGATGGCTTTAGCTGTTAATCACCTTGTAGAAAAAGGGCATAAAAGAATTGGTTTCATTGGTGGACATACAAATTCGTATGATGGAGAAAAACGTTTAGAAGGATTTAAAGAATCGTTAACAGCTAAACAGTTATCTTTCCATGAACAAGATCTTATTCGAGCAGACTTTACAGAAATTAGCGGTCTGTTAGCAATGGAGAAACATATCGAAGAAAATAAAGATGATATGCCGACAGCATTTGTTAGTGCAAATGATGAGATGGCAATAGGTGCCATTAAGGCTTTACAGCAAAATGGCTTCCATGTACCAAATGATGTAGCAATTGTAGGTTTTGATGATATCGCGCTGGCCCAATATGCTAACCCTCCTCTATCAACGGTTCGTATTCAAAAGAAACTATGGGGAGAAATTGCAGCCAAAACATTATTTGAAATGTTGGACAAGCAATATGATTCTGATTTACCAGAAGTACCAATCGAATTCGTACAACGTTCGTCAAGCTAA